A part of Amycolatopsis lurida genomic DNA contains:
- a CDS encoding alpha/beta hydrolase family protein → MKMSVETIEGVAAGVPFVAVPPSDRKRPAPLVLTWHLLGAPFSEAAMAAALPMRGLHAWRVHLGLPLTGKRFPEGGFEGFFRLASEDNVLNVVEPLTKQVEAEFPAAVAELRSRLSIEDGPVGLAGGSQGGAVALQMLTHPEIDVAAAALVNPVTQLAPVIAANERVYDVTYHWSDRSRAVADEYDYVRRADELTAPVLFVIGEKDDVSITEPAEALHKALGEGRSELVTIPGMAHEFADAPGLEPTPQTDHAKLIDGELTRWFARHLGRVS, encoded by the coding sequence ATGAAGATGAGCGTCGAAACGATCGAAGGCGTCGCCGCGGGAGTCCCGTTCGTGGCGGTGCCGCCGTCGGACCGGAAACGTCCGGCGCCGCTGGTGCTGACCTGGCATCTGCTGGGCGCGCCGTTCAGCGAGGCGGCCATGGCGGCGGCGCTGCCGATGCGGGGGCTGCACGCGTGGCGGGTGCACCTCGGGCTGCCGCTGACCGGTAAACGGTTTCCCGAGGGTGGTTTCGAGGGCTTCTTCCGGCTCGCGAGCGAGGACAACGTGCTCAACGTCGTCGAACCGCTCACCAAGCAGGTCGAGGCGGAGTTCCCGGCCGCGGTGGCGGAACTGCGCTCCCGCCTGTCCATTGAGGACGGACCGGTGGGGTTGGCCGGCGGTTCGCAGGGCGGCGCGGTCGCGTTGCAGATGCTGACCCACCCGGAGATCGACGTGGCGGCGGCCGCGCTGGTGAACCCGGTGACGCAGCTGGCGCCGGTGATCGCGGCGAACGAGCGGGTCTACGACGTCACTTATCACTGGTCGGACCGGTCCCGCGCGGTCGCCGACGAGTACGACTACGTGCGGCGGGCGGACGAACTGACCGCGCCGGTCCTGTTCGTCATCGGTGAGAAGGACGACGTTTCGATCACGGAACCGGCCGAGGCCCTGCACAAGGCGTTGGGGGAGGGGCGATCCGAGCTCGTCACCATCCCGGGGATGGCGCACGAATTCGCCGACGCGCCCGGCCTCGAACCCACTCCGCAGACGGACCACGCGAAGCTGATCGACGGCGAGCTCACGCGCTGGTTCGCCCGGCACCTAGGGCGCGTTTCATAA
- a CDS encoding LysR family transcriptional regulator has translation MDLDTAQVRAFVATADHGHFGRAAESLFLTQQALSKRVRKLEDALSVQLFLRTNRSVELTVDGDRFLPHARELIRAADAAVAAMGLQDRPPRLDVIDPRLSPMYMLRRIAQRDPALAVERVAGRGLANALDPLVRGEIDLAFGRVADLGREVPAELEHRLVRLEPLVALLAPEHPLADNDVLKMSDLRHEGIWIPQLGGPVEWLSYLQRLCKEFDVPIDDSGVSYDLRHTLEQTRYGKQRVTLAGADMDLASDLNLRVLPFEPSPLFPWSVVWRRGEGPALRRLLALAGRTSHEEGWCTYDPARSWLPDDDLRQLGRVS, from the coding sequence GTGGATCTCGACACGGCCCAGGTGCGCGCGTTCGTCGCCACCGCCGACCACGGCCATTTCGGTCGCGCGGCGGAATCCCTGTTCCTCACCCAGCAGGCGCTTTCGAAGCGCGTCCGGAAGCTCGAGGACGCTTTGTCGGTCCAGCTCTTCCTGCGTACCAACCGATCCGTCGAGCTGACCGTCGACGGCGACCGGTTCCTCCCGCACGCGCGCGAGCTGATCCGCGCGGCCGACGCCGCCGTCGCCGCGATGGGCTTGCAGGACCGCCCGCCTCGCCTCGACGTCATCGATCCGCGCCTCTCCCCCATGTACATGCTGCGCCGCATCGCCCAGCGCGACCCGGCGCTGGCCGTCGAGCGCGTCGCCGGGCGCGGGCTGGCCAACGCCCTCGACCCCCTGGTCCGCGGCGAGATCGACCTCGCGTTCGGCCGCGTCGCGGACCTCGGCCGCGAAGTACCCGCGGAACTCGAACACCGCCTGGTCCGCCTGGAACCGTTGGTCGCTCTTCTCGCACCCGAGCACCCACTCGCGGACAACGATGTCCTGAAAATGTCCGATCTTCGACACGAGGGCATCTGGATTCCGCAATTGGGCGGCCCGGTCGAATGGCTTTCTTATTTGCAACGCCTATGCAAAGAATTCGACGTCCCGATCGACGACTCCGGTGTCAGTTACGACCTCAGACACACTCTGGAACAGACTCGCTACGGGAAGCAGCGGGTCACGCTCGCCGGCGCCGACATGGACCTCGCGTCCGACCTCAATCTGCGGGTCCTGCCGTTCGAGCCGTCGCCGCTCTTCCCGTGGTCGGTGGTGTGGCGGCGCGGCGAAGGCCCGGCCCTGCGGCGCCTGCTGGCGCTCGCCGGCCGGACCAGCCACGAAGAAGGTTGGTGCACCTACGATCCCGCGCGATCCTGGCTGCCGGACGACGACCTCAGACAGCTAGGGCGTGTTTCATAA
- a CDS encoding PaaI family thioesterase, translating to MTEQALESFAGIDPAYAGQQLNDKLGLEISEFGPERVVGSIPVEGNLQPYGLLHGGANAVVAEALGSMVCALNAGTDKATMGLELSCTHHRAVRSGRVTGVATPVHVGRGTVTAEIVLTDDQGRRSCTARLTCVVRERPPGM from the coding sequence GTGACCGAACAAGCCCTCGAATCCTTCGCCGGGATCGACCCGGCCTACGCCGGACAGCAGCTCAACGACAAGCTCGGGCTCGAGATCAGCGAATTCGGTCCCGAACGCGTCGTGGGCAGCATCCCGGTGGAGGGCAACCTCCAGCCCTACGGTCTCCTCCACGGCGGCGCGAACGCCGTGGTCGCCGAGGCGCTCGGTTCGATGGTCTGCGCGCTCAACGCCGGCACCGACAAGGCGACGATGGGGCTCGAACTCTCGTGCACGCACCACCGGGCGGTCCGGTCCGGGCGGGTGACCGGTGTCGCGACGCCGGTGCACGTCGGGCGCGGGACCGTGACCGCCGAGATCGTCCTGACCGACGACCAGGGGCGCCGGTCGTGCACGGCGCGGCTGACCTGCGTGGTGCGGGAGCGGCCGCCGGGCATGTGA
- the polA gene encoding DNA polymerase I produces the protein MSPSENTTVANATPATAQAERPKLLLIDGHSMAYRAFFALPAENFKTKTGQTTNAVFGFTSMLINLLRDEAPTHLAVAFDLSRKTFRSETYAEYKANRSTTPDEFKGQVGLVEDVLKVLGIPALTKENYEADDIIATLTTQATAEGFDVLICTGDRDALQLVTDQVTVLYPKRGVSEMTRFTPEAVEEKYGLTPAQYPDFAALRGDPSDNLPSIPGVGEKTAAKWIRQFGSFNELIDRVDEVKGKVGDALREHLGAVMLNRQLTELIRDVELELGPTMLELRPWDREAVHALFDELEFRVLRDRLFATLQSAEPEAEEGFEVSGSKLAPGALTEWLSAHTGQDQPVGLAFRTTGASVRSDLKAITFAAADGEGAYVDVTAMDAEDDKALTAWLADEKIQKIGHELKVPLHAVRARGWTFAGLVMDTALAAYLVRPGQRTFELDDLALRYLHRELRSEADTGDGQLSLLDGGAEDMEQKEIQAELVKARAVAELAGALTKELEELGGAQLLAELELPLLQVITGLEAAGIAVDIEHLTNLEAHYLGRVTQAAEEAYAVIGKQVNLGSPKQLQVILFDELGMPKTKRTKTGYTTDAEALQSLFEKTEHPFLQHLLEHRDATRLRTTVEGLIKSVADDGRIHTTLLQTIAATGRLSSVDPNLQNIPIRTEEGRRIRDAFVVGDGYAELMTADYSQIEMRIMAHLSQDEGLIQAFNSGEDLHTFVASRAFSLPPEEITPELRFRVKAMSYGLAYGLSAYGLSQQLRISTEEAKEQMEAYFSRFGGVRDYLHSVVGDAAKVGYTETIFGRRRYLPDLNSDNRQRREMAERMALNAPIQGSAADIIKVAMLNVHKALTEAKLKSRVLLQVHDELVLEVAEGEREQLETLVRQGMGSAYELAVPLEVSVGYGRSWNDAAH, from the coding sequence GTGAGCCCGAGTGAGAACACGACCGTTGCCAACGCCACACCTGCCACCGCACAGGCCGAGCGGCCCAAACTGCTGCTGATCGACGGCCATTCGATGGCGTATCGCGCGTTCTTCGCGCTGCCCGCGGAGAACTTCAAGACGAAGACCGGGCAGACGACGAACGCGGTGTTCGGGTTCACCTCGATGCTCATCAACCTGCTGCGCGACGAGGCGCCGACCCACCTCGCGGTCGCGTTCGACCTCTCCCGCAAGACGTTCCGGTCGGAGACGTACGCGGAGTACAAGGCCAACCGCAGCACCACCCCGGACGAGTTCAAGGGCCAGGTCGGGCTGGTCGAGGACGTGCTGAAGGTCCTCGGCATCCCGGCACTGACCAAGGAGAACTACGAAGCCGACGACATCATCGCCACGCTCACGACACAGGCGACCGCGGAAGGTTTCGACGTCCTCATCTGTACTGGTGACCGTGACGCGCTCCAGCTGGTGACCGACCAGGTCACCGTGCTGTACCCGAAGCGCGGCGTGTCGGAGATGACCCGGTTCACCCCGGAGGCGGTCGAGGAGAAGTACGGCCTCACTCCGGCGCAGTACCCGGACTTCGCCGCGCTGCGCGGCGACCCCTCGGACAACCTGCCCAGTATCCCGGGTGTCGGTGAGAAGACGGCCGCGAAGTGGATCAGGCAGTTCGGCTCGTTCAACGAGCTGATCGACCGGGTCGACGAGGTCAAGGGCAAGGTCGGCGACGCGCTGCGCGAGCACCTCGGCGCGGTCATGCTGAACCGCCAGCTCACCGAGCTGATCCGCGACGTCGAGCTGGAGCTCGGCCCGACCATGCTCGAGCTGCGTCCGTGGGACCGCGAGGCCGTCCACGCGCTGTTCGACGAGCTCGAGTTCCGTGTCCTGCGAGACCGGCTCTTCGCCACCCTGCAGAGCGCCGAGCCCGAGGCCGAAGAGGGTTTCGAGGTCAGCGGTTCGAAGCTCGCGCCGGGCGCGCTCACGGAATGGCTGTCCGCGCACACCGGCCAGGACCAGCCGGTCGGCCTGGCGTTCCGCACCACCGGGGCCTCGGTCCGTTCCGACCTGAAGGCCATCACCTTCGCGGCCGCGGACGGCGAGGGCGCGTATGTCGACGTCACCGCGATGGACGCCGAGGACGACAAGGCGCTCACGGCCTGGCTCGCCGACGAGAAGATCCAGAAGATCGGCCACGAGCTCAAGGTCCCGCTGCACGCCGTCCGGGCGCGCGGCTGGACGTTCGCCGGGCTCGTCATGGACACCGCGCTCGCGGCGTACCTGGTCCGCCCGGGGCAGCGCACTTTCGAACTCGACGACCTGGCCCTGCGGTACCTGCACCGTGAGCTCCGGTCCGAGGCCGACACCGGGGACGGGCAGCTTTCGCTGCTCGATGGTGGCGCCGAGGACATGGAGCAGAAGGAGATCCAAGCCGAGCTGGTCAAGGCCCGCGCCGTCGCCGAGCTCGCGGGCGCACTGACCAAGGAGCTCGAAGAACTGGGCGGCGCGCAGCTGCTCGCCGAGCTCGAACTGCCGCTGCTGCAGGTGATCACCGGCCTCGAGGCGGCGGGCATCGCGGTCGACATCGAGCACCTGACCAACCTGGAAGCGCACTACCTCGGCCGGGTGACACAGGCCGCGGAGGAGGCGTACGCGGTCATCGGCAAGCAGGTCAACCTCGGTTCGCCGAAGCAGCTGCAGGTCATCCTGTTCGACGAGCTCGGCATGCCGAAGACCAAGCGCACCAAGACCGGCTACACCACCGACGCCGAGGCACTGCAGAGCCTGTTCGAGAAGACCGAGCACCCGTTCTTGCAGCATCTGCTGGAGCACCGGGACGCGACCAGGCTGCGCACCACGGTCGAGGGCCTGATCAAGTCGGTCGCCGACGACGGCCGCATCCACACCACGCTGCTGCAGACCATCGCCGCCACCGGACGGCTCTCCTCGGTCGACCCGAACCTGCAGAACATCCCGATCCGCACCGAGGAAGGCCGCCGCATCCGTGACGCCTTCGTCGTCGGAGACGGGTACGCCGAGCTGATGACGGCGGACTACAGCCAGATCGAAATGCGGATCATGGCGCACCTCTCGCAGGACGAAGGGCTGATCCAGGCTTTCAACAGCGGCGAGGATCTGCACACTTTCGTGGCGTCGCGCGCGTTCTCGCTGCCGCCGGAGGAGATCACGCCGGAACTGCGTTTCCGGGTGAAGGCGATGTCGTACGGCTTGGCGTACGGGCTTTCGGCGTACGGGCTTTCGCAGCAGCTGCGGATCTCGACCGAAGAGGCCAAGGAACAGATGGAGGCGTACTTCTCCCGTTTCGGCGGCGTGCGCGATTACCTCCATTCGGTCGTGGGCGACGCGGCGAAGGTCGGTTACACCGAGACGATCTTCGGCCGCCGCCGGTATCTGCCGGACCTCAACAGCGACAACCGGCAGCGTCGCGAGATGGCCGAGCGGATGGCGCTCAACGCCCCCATCCAGGGCAGCGCGGCCGACATCATCAAGGTCGCCATGCTCAACGTGCACAAGGCGCTGACCGAGGCGAAGCTGAAGAGCCGAGTGCTGCTGCAGGTCCACGACGAGCTCGTCCTCGAGGTCGCCGAAGGTGAGCGCGAGCAGCTGGAAACGTTGGTGCGCCAGGGAATGGGCTCCGCCTACGAACTGGCGGTCCCGCTGGAGGTCTCGGTCGGATACGGCCGGTCCTGGAACGACGCCGCGCATTAG
- a CDS encoding S1 family peptidase, with protein MTSERRRWRVRLRDHRGRILGAGTMLDGEHLLTCAHVIEGHDDVAVDFVALPGVEPGIATILAQAAPIGDDGGDIALLRLRDAEEQISGAPLHRTALEDGQRVRAYGFPAGSDGMWSLATVVGDGGHGLERVQLHRTPDAEPITHGFSGSAVIADKTGHVVGMVATRYATEAARVSWMIPVETMLGYLPALRRWAAGSPAIDPSFVQYPEPPAIDPLFAREFARWLGGHGRADVRVIIMGADDSAVAASLRRAVVLADRERGAGRSVTGPTVPPLGSVVLAVDAVGKTAEEVRRRISDRLDVAADSPAGHHATARTVVVYGIDEAAEPDALVGEVLVPLAQRAHELGLRLALAFREETSPGVSVVRSSTDVLPAAEDDTEGRLALLETRLGELDGLEKDNLSDAPRFSGAPHVHPKARRLRGALTQLRSAEQDGDTDWVKRQLPVCERAVAKTVERARGLRRLLDENLARRAELRARLDAYGEMARNGGLVEDVELDTAYAPAWRMLFEGPCDLVAAAAAVERYADTVRKRIDG; from the coding sequence GTGACTTCCGAGCGCAGACGCTGGCGGGTGCGGCTGCGCGATCATCGTGGGCGGATCCTGGGCGCCGGGACCATGCTCGACGGCGAACACCTCCTCACCTGCGCTCACGTGATCGAAGGCCACGACGACGTCGCCGTGGATTTCGTGGCGCTTCCCGGTGTGGAGCCCGGAATCGCCACGATCCTCGCGCAGGCCGCGCCCATCGGCGACGACGGCGGGGACATCGCGTTGCTCCGGTTGCGTGACGCCGAGGAACAGATCTCCGGCGCCCCGCTCCACCGGACGGCTCTCGAAGACGGCCAGCGGGTCCGCGCGTACGGCTTCCCGGCGGGTTCGGACGGCATGTGGTCGCTGGCGACCGTCGTCGGCGACGGCGGGCACGGGCTCGAGCGCGTCCAGCTGCACCGGACTCCGGACGCCGAGCCGATCACCCACGGCTTCAGCGGTTCGGCGGTGATCGCCGACAAGACCGGCCATGTCGTCGGGATGGTCGCGACCCGGTACGCGACCGAGGCCGCCCGCGTTTCGTGGATGATCCCGGTCGAGACCATGCTCGGGTACCTGCCCGCTCTGCGCCGCTGGGCCGCAGGCAGCCCCGCTATCGACCCCAGCTTCGTGCAGTACCCGGAACCGCCCGCGATCGATCCGCTGTTCGCCCGCGAATTCGCCCGGTGGCTCGGCGGGCACGGCCGGGCGGACGTCCGGGTGATCATCATGGGCGCGGACGATTCCGCCGTCGCCGCCTCGCTGCGGCGCGCCGTGGTCCTCGCCGACCGCGAACGCGGCGCGGGCCGGAGCGTGACCGGCCCGACGGTCCCGCCGCTGGGCAGTGTCGTGCTCGCCGTCGACGCGGTCGGCAAGACCGCCGAAGAGGTCCGCCGCCGGATCTCCGACCGGCTCGATGTCGCCGCGGATTCGCCCGCCGGCCACCATGCGACGGCCCGCACCGTCGTCGTCTACGGGATCGACGAAGCGGCCGAGCCCGACGCGCTCGTCGGTGAGGTGCTCGTGCCGCTCGCTCAGCGCGCACACGAACTCGGGCTGCGGCTCGCGCTGGCCTTCCGCGAGGAGACCTCGCCGGGGGTGAGCGTGGTCCGGTCGAGCACGGACGTCCTGCCCGCCGCCGAGGACGACACCGAGGGCCGCCTCGCCCTGCTGGAAACCCGATTGGGTGAACTCGACGGTCTGGAGAAGGACAATCTGAGCGACGCGCCCCGTTTCTCCGGCGCCCCGCACGTCCATCCCAAGGCACGACGGCTGAGAGGCGCGTTGACGCAACTGCGTTCGGCGGAGCAGGACGGCGACACCGATTGGGTGAAACGGCAGCTCCCGGTCTGCGAGCGCGCCGTCGCCAAGACCGTCGAGCGCGCCCGCGGCCTCCGTCGCCTCCTCGACGAGAACCTCGCGCGGCGCGCGGAACTCCGTGCCCGGCTCGACGCGTATGGGGAGATGGCCCGTAACGGCGGCCTCGTCGAAGACGTCGAACTGGATACCGCCTACGCACCCGCCTGGCGGATGCTCTTCGAAGGACCGTGTGACCTCGTGGCCGCGGCGGCGGCCGTCGAGCGGTACGCGGACACCGTACGGAAACGGATCGACGGATGA
- a CDS encoding serine/threonine-protein kinase translates to MTACGHDGCPGVLGKTGFCKICGLPPGTPEEPAPREKPTLVIPGPGEAQTRITSTVVTRSQQIAGHASADERVPLPVVELPDVAGRLLTEPHVPEEHRFCGKHGCTDTPVGRSIGGGPAPTEGFCPVCRTPFSFSPKLAAGDVVDGRYHVLGCVARGGLGFVYLATDSGLGDRYVALKGLINTNDTAAVRIAETESQVLTALDHPNVVRILDVVEYEDLRYIVMEFVDGLSLREVKNRGRAALDSSEGRLLVEHVVAYGREILTALDYLHGEGLLYCDMKPDNVIHGEKRIKLIDFGAIRKITDDESPIVGTEHYQVSPRERAEHGLTVRSDIHTVGVTLRELFQASDGWSVTTDARGVRFGIESFLRVLDRATAPFEQRFATAREMLVQLDGVLSEILSLRDKQSRPAGSTLFAEGAVLLDAGLGQAPPLEHWTRGTPVSLGARPSATEIAVGLPVPREDPDDPQANLLRAVRAPDAARLVKKLDKVPGSVEVEFRRCRAQLELGATVEGALAVAEAERLLGERAAHDWRVAWHRGLLALGAGDFAAAKEKFTAVYRDIPGEEPPKLALGLCEEHLNGAAAAERYYDALWVRDRSQVSAAFGLARVRLLRGNRAAAVEILDQVPEFSRYDEAARIAGVRVLSAPMPGTGDLPASAELDDAVVRLTALDLDGDSLDRLVTAVRETGLAAVLLGQDGITDGEILRAGETGARTVLDKSYRRLAHHAPAPEAHDVLIDLANSVRPVTLV, encoded by the coding sequence ATGACGGCCTGCGGACACGACGGCTGCCCGGGTGTGCTCGGCAAGACCGGGTTCTGCAAGATCTGCGGATTGCCGCCGGGGACACCGGAAGAGCCCGCGCCGCGGGAGAAACCGACCCTGGTGATCCCCGGCCCCGGCGAGGCGCAGACCAGGATCACCAGCACGGTGGTCACCCGTTCCCAGCAGATCGCGGGCCATGCGAGCGCGGACGAGCGCGTCCCGCTGCCGGTCGTCGAGCTCCCGGACGTCGCGGGCCGCCTGCTCACCGAGCCGCATGTCCCGGAGGAGCACCGGTTCTGCGGCAAGCACGGGTGCACGGACACCCCGGTCGGCCGCTCGATCGGCGGCGGACCCGCGCCCACCGAAGGGTTCTGCCCGGTCTGCCGGACGCCGTTCTCCTTCTCGCCCAAGCTCGCGGCGGGCGACGTGGTCGACGGCCGGTACCACGTGCTCGGCTGTGTCGCGCGCGGCGGACTCGGGTTCGTCTACCTCGCGACGGATTCCGGCCTCGGCGACCGGTACGTCGCGCTCAAGGGCCTGATCAACACGAACGACACCGCCGCCGTCCGGATCGCGGAGACCGAAAGCCAGGTGCTCACCGCGCTGGACCATCCGAACGTCGTCCGGATCCTCGACGTGGTCGAATACGAGGACCTCCGCTACATCGTCATGGAGTTCGTCGACGGGCTTTCCCTGCGGGAGGTCAAGAACCGCGGCCGGGCCGCGCTGGACTCCAGCGAAGGACGGCTGCTCGTCGAACACGTCGTGGCGTACGGGCGCGAGATCCTGACCGCGCTCGACTACCTGCACGGTGAAGGCCTGCTGTACTGCGACATGAAGCCGGACAACGTGATCCACGGCGAGAAGCGGATCAAGCTCATCGATTTCGGCGCCATCCGCAAGATCACCGACGACGAAAGCCCGATCGTCGGCACGGAGCACTATCAGGTGTCCCCGCGGGAACGGGCGGAACACGGGCTCACCGTCCGCTCCGACATCCACACCGTGGGCGTGACGCTGCGGGAACTCTTCCAGGCCAGCGACGGCTGGTCGGTCACCACCGACGCGCGCGGCGTCCGGTTCGGCATCGAATCGTTCCTCCGTGTCCTCGACCGCGCGACCGCCCCGTTCGAGCAACGGTTCGCGACCGCGCGCGAGATGCTTGTCCAGCTCGACGGCGTGCTCAGCGAGATCCTTTCCTTACGGGACAAACAATCCCGGCCCGCCGGATCGACGCTGTTCGCCGAAGGGGCGGTCCTGCTCGACGCGGGGCTCGGCCAGGCGCCGCCGCTGGAGCACTGGACGCGGGGGACACCCGTCTCGCTCGGCGCGCGCCCGAGCGCCACGGAGATCGCCGTCGGTCTCCCGGTGCCGCGCGAGGATCCGGACGATCCGCAGGCGAACTTACTGCGCGCCGTCCGGGCTCCCGATGCCGCACGGCTGGTGAAGAAGCTCGACAAGGTACCGGGTTCGGTCGAGGTCGAGTTCCGCCGCTGCCGGGCACAGCTGGAACTCGGGGCGACCGTCGAAGGCGCGCTGGCGGTGGCTGAGGCCGAACGGCTGCTCGGCGAGCGCGCCGCCCACGACTGGCGAGTGGCGTGGCACCGCGGCCTGCTCGCGCTCGGCGCCGGCGATTTCGCGGCGGCCAAGGAGAAGTTCACCGCCGTGTACCGCGACATCCCCGGCGAGGAGCCGCCGAAACTCGCGCTCGGGCTCTGTGAGGAGCACCTCAATGGCGCGGCCGCCGCCGAGCGGTACTACGACGCGCTGTGGGTGCGGGACCGGTCGCAGGTCAGCGCGGCGTTCGGCCTCGCGCGGGTCCGGCTGCTGCGCGGCAACCGCGCCGCCGCCGTCGAAATCCTCGACCAGGTCCCGGAATTCTCACGTTACGACGAGGCGGCGCGGATCGCCGGGGTACGGGTGCTGTCCGCGCCGATGCCGGGTACCGGTGACCTCCCGGCGTCGGCCGAACTCGACGACGCCGTGGTCCGGCTGACCGCTTTGGACCTCGACGGCGACTCCCTCGACAGGCTGGTGACGGCCGTGCGCGAGACGGGACTGGCCGCAGTCCTCCTCGGGCAGGACGGGATCACCGACGGCGAGATTCTGCGCGCGGGCGAGACGGGTGCCCGCACGGTGCTGGACAAGTCGTACCGGCGGCTCGCCCACCACGCGCCGGCGCCGGAAGCGCACGACGTGCTGATCGATCTCGCCAATTCCGTGAGACCGGTGACTCTGGTGTGA
- a CDS encoding VWA domain-containing protein, whose amino-acid sequence MKEPSLGLEVHQNKFLAEGDRAMTAIVRVVSRGGEAAVAATAAEVLMIDCSSSMRFPSTKIGEARRAAAAAIDVLPDGVRFAVIQGTDRAKMIYPAEDGLVTASAATRAEARAAVEHLAAVGGTAMGAWLAKARDLFELVPDAVRHAILLTDGRNDSQTRADLMSVLNSCEGRFVCDARGIGDGWEPAELTQIGRVLRGNVDSVVEDDELAEDFRQLVESAMTKVLPEVRLRIGTMPFSRLRSIKQVFPDEYDLTDRCQEVAVREQELSLGSFASDETRDYQLILDLDPDLEPRHGQDRQLAWTELVPVPGATVEEDALAIAGRWTRDPVPPTLIHPMISKYTAQAALGETLTSGGDAYAAGDRAGAERDWGRAVALATAAGDEETLSRLSGVVEIIDAENGIVRLRPDATRSHALHVVIPSRVSEIARPQEDRPMPDGTPLTCAACPALSPAGANFCVGCGRPFGEAVS is encoded by the coding sequence ATGAAGGAACCGAGTCTGGGCCTCGAAGTGCACCAGAACAAGTTCCTGGCCGAGGGGGACCGGGCGATGACCGCGATCGTCCGGGTCGTCTCCCGCGGCGGTGAGGCGGCCGTGGCCGCGACGGCCGCCGAAGTCCTGATGATCGACTGCTCCAGTTCGATGCGCTTCCCCAGCACCAAGATCGGCGAGGCCCGGCGGGCGGCAGCGGCGGCCATCGACGTCCTGCCGGACGGCGTGCGGTTCGCCGTCATCCAGGGCACCGATCGCGCGAAGATGATCTACCCGGCCGAGGACGGCCTGGTGACCGCCTCCGCGGCGACCCGGGCGGAGGCACGCGCCGCCGTCGAACACCTCGCGGCCGTCGGCGGCACCGCGATGGGCGCCTGGCTCGCCAAGGCACGGGACCTCTTCGAACTCGTGCCCGACGCCGTCCGCCACGCGATCCTGCTCACCGACGGCCGCAACGATTCGCAGACGAGAGCCGATCTGATGAGCGTGCTGAACAGCTGCGAGGGCCGGTTCGTCTGCGACGCCAGGGGGATCGGCGATGGCTGGGAGCCCGCCGAACTCACCCAGATCGGCCGGGTGCTGCGCGGGAACGTCGACTCGGTCGTCGAGGACGACGAACTGGCCGAGGATTTCCGGCAGCTGGTCGAAAGTGCGATGACGAAGGTGCTGCCCGAGGTCCGCCTGCGCATCGGCACCATGCCGTTCAGCAGGCTGCGGTCGATCAAGCAGGTGTTCCCGGACGAGTACGACCTCACCGACCGGTGCCAGGAGGTCGCGGTCCGCGAACAGGAGCTGTCGCTCGGTTCGTTCGCGAGCGACGAGACGCGGGATTACCAGCTGATCCTGGATCTCGATCCGGACCTCGAACCCAGGCACGGGCAGGACCGTCAGCTGGCGTGGACGGAACTCGTTCCCGTGCCCGGAGCCACGGTCGAGGAGGACGCGCTGGCCATCGCGGGGAGGTGGACCCGCGATCCTGTCCCGCCGACGCTGATTCACCCGATGATTTCGAAGTACACCGCCCAGGCCGCTCTCGGCGAGACACTGACCTCGGGCGGGGACGCCTACGCGGCAGGAGACCGGGCCGGCGCCGAACGGGACTGGGGCCGGGCGGTCGCCTTGGCCACCGCCGCGGGTGACGAAGAGACGCTGAGCCGTCTCTCGGGGGTGGTGGAGATCATCGACGCGGAGAACGGGATCGTGCGCTTGCGGCCGGACGCGACGCGCAGTCACGCGTTGCACGTCGTCATCCCGTCGAGGGTTTCGGAAATCGCTCGTCCGCAGGAAGATCGGCCGATGCCCGACGGAACCCCGCTCACCTGTGCCGCCTGCCCCGCGCTTTCGCCCGCCGGGGCGAACTTCTGCGTCGGCTGCGGAAGACCGTTCGGCGAGGCGGTTTCGTGA